acattgtaatggcatatggaggttcaaaggctagggatctaatctgataaataacaaagtaacaaaatttttttagacgataaagagatattttaaaaactaaaaatatttaaaattttacaataataaaaaattttaaatgtgtgttgATGCAGCAGCTCTGGTATTGCCAtgtagtggaatactactcatcaataaaaagaatgaacttttagTACAGTGGAACATGAGTGAATCTCAAAATGTTTACACTAAGTAAAGATAGCAAGAAAAGcatacacactgtatgattccactgaaATAAGTTTATAGGAGATGCAAACTAACCCTTGTGATAGAAAGAGATTAGTAGGTCCGCTGAGGACAGATGGGAGGAGCAAAGTGAGGGAAGGAGGGTAGGCATCAGGGAAATTCATGAACTTGATGGCTGTGGTGAGAGTTCCACAGGTGTGTACACAGGTCAAAACTGGTCAAATGGTATactctttttctacctttttaaaaattaaagtatacttgatttaaaatgttttgccaatttctgcaggGTAGCGAAGtaacacagtgtgtgtgtgtgtgtgtgtgtgtgtgtgtgtgcattcatgCACATGcacatctgtgtgtatatatacaacataaacTTTCTTATATTCGCTTTCATTGTGGTCTATCCTaaaagactgaatatagttcactctgctatacagtaggacctccttgcttattcattctaaatgtaatagtttgcatctactaaccccaatctTCCCATTCATacccccccccccttggcaaccacaagtctcttctctctgTCTACGAGTCTGCTTCTGTtgcctagttaggttcatttgtgccataatttagattccacgtgtaagtgatatcacatgatatttgtcattctgacttacttcacttagtatgagactatCTATAtgcatcatgttgctgcaaatggcattactgcattctttctatggctgagtagtattccattctgtatatatatcacctcttctgtatccattcatcccttGACAGACATTGCAGTTATTTCCAAGTCTTAGCCATTGTGAACAGTGCCACTATGAACATTGTggagcatgtatatttttgagttgtagttttatctggatatatgcccaggagtgggatggctggatcatatggtagtcctatgtgCAGTTTTCTAAGTCAAATGGTATACTTTAGCTATATGAAGTTTATTGTATGTCACTTATACCTCCAAAAATCTtggtgtttttaaagaaacaaaaataaattattcctcTATTGAATCCCTTCCAGTGGGTTCCCAAATCAGACAGAGAACCAAAAACTCTACAATAATGGTTAATTTTAcctgtcaacttggctaggctacAGTACTCAGATATTTGGTCATACACACATCTAGGTATTTCCACACCAGGATCTTTGTGGATGAGTGTAACATTGTAATCTGCAGATTCTGAATAAAGCAGACTGTCCTCCATAATGAGGGTGGGCCTTATCCAATCAATTAAGGACCTTTAAGATAAAGAATCACCTCCCAGAAAGAGGCACATCTGTCAGCAGCCTGCCTTCAGACTCAAACTGCAACTTTTCCCTGGGTTTTCAGCCTGCCAACATACACTGCAGACTTTACACTTCCTAGCCTCCACAATTACATTAGCCagttcattaaaataaatctctctctctctccctctctgtttttatttttattttttgcatgtaaaATGGCAAacaaaagttcccaggttggggctcatatcagagctgcagtagccagctatgccacagctgtagtaatgggatcctttaacccagtgcagaGAAGCCACCAATCCCCtaatgccacaacaggaactccataaatctcTCTTTCTTACACACccacccacagacacacagacagacacacacagagatacatacacagacacacaaacccTATTGATTCTCTGGTGAATCTGATCCTCTATCTCTGAACCAATCATccaccatccctcccccacttaGTCCTGTTCAGGGACAGGGGACAAAATAATGTCCCTGGAATAGGCCAGGCACATCTCTTCTAAATATTTGTAGGTGCTGATCTCCATGCTTTTGCCCAGGCAGCCCCATGGTTCACGTCCCTGCCATCATTAACATCTTTGGATGTAACCTTACCAATGAGCTCTACCTAGACCATATGGTGTTAAATTATGAACCCTAACCCAGCACTCTTGCCCcactttttttcatgtttaatgtCACACATGGGGCATagggaaattcacaggctaggggtggattcagagctgtagcatcttgcctacaccacagccacagcaaatccagatctgagcccatctgagacctacactgcagctcacggcaacagtggatccttaactcactaactgaagtcagggattgaacttgtgtcctcatggatattagtcaggtttgttaccactgagccaggatgggaatcatttgccccccccccttttatgcCGTCTTTAGTCATAGATGTTTTTACCTACCAAAACTtagaatgtatttatttcagaCATAGAAACCCATTTTCCATAAGACTCTGAGCCCATTAAAGAAATGATgaccatattaaaatttttaagtttatggtGTGTTATAAGATTAAATcttgctatggaaaaaaaaaaggtgcatcaTGAGCTGGATCAGGAGTGCTGGAATGTAACTTCTACAAgggaatacatttttttaacttgtattctaagaatatagaaaattgcctggcacatggtagtgATGCAGTAGCTGTTTTTGTGCACAAAAATTGTAAATTCAGGGATTTAGCCCTCCTTCATGTTAGATGTGAGCTCTCTGGGAAAAATACAACACTCATTTCCAAGACTAAAGTTAATTCAATAGCTGTGCACTGTACTGAACACAAACATGCAGTTTAGGGGGAAAATTTTAGTCTTCCTGGAATGGGGAATTTTGGTAATTGGATTGATGACTCTGTGTGCCCCTACtgtcaaaatcacaatgaaattaGTTTATCTATGTTTAGCAAACCATCAAAAGTGCTTCATTAACTTGATACTGCATTGACAAAATGAGCATTTTGGACTtcactaaaatgaaattttagataGTTAACTGAATGTCTGTAGCTTTGGAAGGTGAGAAGCAAAGaattggaagcaacccaaatgtccatcaacagatgaatgataaagTAGATGCCATGCATCTATACAATGGAAGATTGCTCAGtggtaaaaagaatgaaataatgccatttgtagcaatgtggatggaaggagagattatcatactacacGAACTAAACCAGAAAGAGACAAacttatatcatatgatattgtttatatgtggTATCTGAACAAAATgacacagggagttcctcttgtagttgaagggaaatgaatctgaatagtatctatgaagatgcagttgaatccctggcctttctcagtgggccatggatccagtattgccctcagctgtggtataggtcacaggtgtagcttggatcccatgctgctgtggctgtgctgtaggccaacaCCTGCAGTGCTgcttagaccactagcctgggaatttacatatgctgctggtgtgaccctgaaaatggaaaaaaaaatcatataaatgaacttatacacaaaacagaaatagacacacagacatgaaaacaaacttatagttaccaaaggggaaatgaggaGTGGACAAATTATGAGTTTGGTATTAAGATATACACACTcttgtacataaaatagataactaacaaggaccaaTTGTATAGCACAtagaactgtactcaatattttgtgataacataaaagggaaaacaatttgaaaatatatatacaatacaaaatatattaaagatcaAATCACTTTGCACTGCACTTGAAACTATCACAAATTGTAAGTCAAGTACACTTCAAATGAATTAGttgattaataaattaaataatttaaaaactaatgtCCAAGAATagattaccataataaaatttacaaatatatatatatatgtatatacttcaaaaagctttaaaaaagccaaatttaaaaataatacaacataaggaaaaaaattaaatgtaaacataGTTACACAAATACATAAAGTATTTTGGTGCATTGAGACAAAGGTTGAATGTGTGTTGTATGTAATGTCATATTTAGggttatggaaaaatatattgataaaagATATGACTGAAGGGAAAGAGATTGATTGaataacaatgaaaattaaaGTGCTAGAAATATGGGTGATCAACACacaaattttaaggcatttaTGACAAGGTCAGTGAGTGAAATAAGAATGTTGGTTAGGTGATTCTCACTTGGCAAAGAGGTTATTATTTCTGAAAAGTATCCCCAGAGCCAATGTCACgtctctgttcctcaggctgtagatgaaagggttcagcatgggggtgaccactgtgtacatcacagaAGCAATGATGTTTTTGTCATGGGACTGGTCTGATGAGGAGAAAAGGTACAGTGCCATCATTGTCCCATAGAATAGAgacaccacagagaggtgggagccacaggtggacaaggctttgcagatccCTTTAGTAGAGGGGACCCTCAGGATGGAGAGCCCAATGCGGCCATAAGAGACCAGGATGCCActcaaagaaaaaatgagaactgCAGACCCTACAGTGAATATTAccagcccactgagagaggtatCTGAGCAGGATAGCTTAAGCAGAGCAGCAAGGTCAGAGAAGAAGTGGGGGATGATGTTGTCAGCACAGAAGGACAGTTGAGCCAGGAGAAGGGTGTGGGTCACAGCACTGACaaaggagaggagccaggatccAGCCAACAGACATATGCACAGCTCCTCCCTCATGATGATGGTGTAGTGTAGAGGgtgacaaatggccacatacctgtcataggccatcacagcaaGAAGAAGGTTATCAATGCaagcaaaaaacatgaaaaaatatatttgtgttataCACCCTGCATAGGAAATGGATTGATCCTGAGTCTGCATGACCATCagcatcttagggacagtgacTGTAGAAAGGGAGACATCTGTgagggccaagtggctgaggaagaagtacatgggggtgtggaggcgagggtccagccggatgagcaggatgatgagcaggttccccagcactgtggtcaggtacgtgcccaggaacagggcaaagaagaAGCCCTGCTGCTCTGTCTGGATGGGGAGCCCCAGCAGGAGGAACTTGGACACAcagctctggttctccctcctcatgatgcttttctctcttctgggAATGAAGACAAATTGGAAATTCCTGTAACTTAGAAGTACTGAGCATATGGTCACATGGTTTCTCAGAGTGACTGTGTCAGTGTTCAGACAGGTCTCCCTGCACAGCACTCACACACTGATGCCTCATCCAGTCTGGTGAGAACAACAAAACATGACTTGTCTGAATACTGATACAGTCACGTGGAGAAAGTATATGACCTCAGTCAAACCCTTCATTGCAAATAGGGAacagcccattcttttttttaagtggataCATCATGATAGTAGGGATTCAGAAATTAATAAGACAGTCCCACCCACGGCTCTACTGTCAGACTGCTTATGTGCTTGtgtctctcttacacacacatacacacacacacacacacacaccatttaaaGAATTATTTGGAAGATTAATGTACCATGCACAAAATGAAGTGctcaacacacaaaaaaatactttttatcattaaaattactataagaaataaaaaagaaagaaagaatgaaagaaacaaagaaagtgaagaaagagaaagaaatgaaggaaggaagttagGAAATAAGGTAGGAAGCAAGGAAGAGAGGGAcggagggtggaaggaaggaaaagacaatTATGAAAGTTGCTctaaaacatcaataaaatttcCATATGATTAAGGAATTTTACTTCCGGTATATACCTAGAATAACTGAAAGCAGGGAACAAAGAGGTATTTATACAGCCATATATAAAGTAACATTATTTAAAGTAGccaaaagttggaaaaaaaacactcaaaatagaacttccacatgatccagcaatcccacttctggatgtACACTGGAAAGGACTTGACTTAGGATCTCAGAGATTTATCAATTCCCCCATAGGCACTGCAGCTCTGTGCACAATAGATCAGCTCTGGAAACAAGCTGAATGTCCAATGACAGGTGAATGTATAAATGaggcatatacacacaatggaatatcattttgccttaaaaaattaaatcctgcAATTTGTGACAAGATTTATGAATCAGAAGGACATTATCATGAGTTCAATAGGCCAGTCCTATAAGAACAAATATTGCATAATTTCACTTTGAGAAACTCATAGCAGCTGAAAATAAATGGCAGTCACCAAGGGCTAGGGGGAGGGCAAAAGTAGTGCtgttatttaattgaaataaagtgTCAGTTATCCAACATCAATTAGTTCTCaagacctgctgtacagcataatacCTAGAGCCAAAAATTCCATACTGTGCACCTAAAGATTCCTTAAAAGAGTAGATCCCATGTTAAGTTTTCTTACC
This Sus scrofa isolate TJ Tabasco breed Duroc unplaced genomic scaffold, Sscrofa11.1 Contig59, whole genome shotgun sequence DNA region includes the following protein-coding sequences:
- the LOC110258975 gene encoding olfactory receptor 1J4-like; the protein is MRRENQSCVSKFLLLGLPIQTEQQGFFFALFLGTYLTTVLGNLLIILLIRLDPRLHTPMYFFLSHLALTDVSLSTVTVPKMLMVMQTQDQSISYAGCITQIYFFMFFACIDNLLLAVMAYDRYVAICHPLHYTIIMREELCICLLAGSWLLSFVSAVTHTLLLAQLSFCADNIIPHFFSDLAALLKLSCSDTSLSGLVIFTVGSAVLIFSLSGILVSYGRIGLSILRVPSTKGICKALSTCGSHLSVVSLFYGTMMALYLFSSSDQSHDKNIIASVMYTVVTPMLNPFIYSLRNRDVTLALGILFRNNNLFAK